The Crassostrea angulata isolate pt1a10 chromosome 1, ASM2561291v2, whole genome shotgun sequence nucleotide sequence atgaaaaaaattcctaCTCGAATAAAAAACGGGTTAATAACCTTGGTAAACTACTTTAAATATTCGTTTTAAATGTGATGATTATGGTATGTACGTTTtcttaaattgacattaaaatatgatggaataaaattaaagatgtCCTTTTTCGTCATAGCATATGCttgaaaaagtaaagaaaatgccaattttttatTCCTCAACACCATAAAACAGACTCGGTTTGATGGTTATGAGTATAGCTAACTATAGGCCATGACAAAGGAACTGCTCAACAACCATGTTTGTTCTTTAAACTTTATAATGCCAACAAAGGCAATGACGCAGTAAATATTAGCAATATCCCTAATCCCAGTCTTGTATTCCACAATATTTTAAGTTGAAGCATAAACCTTGTATTTCTTACAATTATACATGAACCATTGCATCGAAATTTTATAACTACAAAAAACTCTAGAATGCTTTCAACATCGAACATCTGATTGATGGTCCTCCAACGTGTTCTTGCTCTTCTTCACATTTCAACTATATAAAGTTCAGATGGACATGGCATTACTGGTGGtgtaaataaagtaaatattgaTGACCTTAAATCACTTATTCTTAAATGTCCGAAATTTAGGTAACACCGATCTTTCAACTGCCATTTTGATTTAACATATTATAAATTCTGTAGAGGAATACGCCTGACGATGGACTAAACACGGAAAAGAAGACATTGACACGTTGTCAGAATGGACTAAAAGTTTGGTGCATGTTGAAATATCGCAATAAGCGATTAAAACACAGAATGAAAACCATTTATCTTTCTATATTTGATAATTCAGAAGTGAAAAAAGCTAGAGAGAAAACACGACCAGTTTGTACTGTTCCCTGCTGTCAAAGCAGGAAACAACATTGTCGTTGTTTGTAAGGCtcattatataaatttcatattaGAAGAACCTGAATTTAATTCCGCAAGTGGTAATCCAACTTATGCTGATAGCTTTCTTTCCAAGCAAACAATTCTTCGAAATCATATGTCAGTTTTGAATCTTTTCAATATTTCCAACAACGAAAATGAACTTGTATTAGCTTACCTATATTGGATACCTAAATTTCATACAaatcgttacaaagatatatagCAGGTTTCAGTAAATGTTCTATGAAGCCTCGTATTTACTCCTTACTAAAATATTAACAGTAGTAAAGAAGAGTACTGTACAACAGTATATTTAAGAATCGTTGTAAATCAGATGTGGCTGCCTAAAAATTCATAGGAACTTTTACCAATATCAATATCTTCAAAGTTTTCCTTACTtctgtagcaatataccttcatcacctgtaTATGGAGTTTATGTCTCTCAATTACTGACAACCAAGTTAAGTTGTTAAAATGGGACTACCAACAGTCTcgattgaaatcatttttttggtaagttctatggtcgataaaACGACATTATCAGCAAATACAGTTTTCCATTTGGTCGCATGCTGACGGACATTTTTCATACTTACtgagaccataattaatcacctaactGTCTATgtatttttccgttttcccgattacgacaaggAGCACACGACGAATGTGACCAGTCAGCAGAGGTCCGTGTTTGTCCTTctcttgttttgtattttttctttggattttgaTTTCGAACACAGTTTGTTATCGCCACATGTCATTTttaaggtatatgtattaataatttaattctggttgtaacgctctttctgattggctagaaaaattattttatatcgtataaagaatgttgcctacgtcatagtaagactaacgtcaaaaacatatcaatacgcctgacgttacgtttgaatttggtacaattttacgtcattttaaaggtcaaacaaccgtttttatctacaatgaagagtaaaaaaattaaattataagcaatgaattcaatatttattagttttatacgatataaaatggtttgaaacagtttacgcttttttataaaccgcttcgcggtttataaagcgtaaactgtcccaaaccattttatatcgtataaaacaaataaatattgaattcattcctcaAGTAAAGAATTATTTGTGCAAACGCATCTcaattgtgtttaaaaaaaaacaaaaaaaaatcatatttttaagttttctcAGATATTTGTCATTGAGAAAAGTTTCGAGAGAGACGGgtttctatttttctgtttcagttcaaatgttaaaatatgtaaaagtcCTACTTATCGTTGCTTTGTAAAATGTGTCGGGATAACTCTCTATATATTGTAATCAAAATCTCCAGCTATATGTTTATCACATACCGGACTTACTGAACTGAATTTTATATCTCTCAAACAATGAATCTTAAAAGATTCTTTAATCCATATATGCTCAAAGAAGAAAAGTACAAACATCCAAAGAAGAAATTTCATAAATTGAACATGAACGATGATCAAGTAGGGCGATAGGGGCGAACATGAAACTGGGGCAAATATTTTCCTCTATACAGTAAACGATAATATTTTAAGGACGTAGTGgtgtaaataatttataagttaaGTTATAAAAAGTAGGAAGTTAAACTtgaataaatacatacatacgTATTTGTCATTGCTGATTAAATGTATAAccaattatatgaatatattgttatttttcttttaattattagGTGTTTTGTCTGAAGCCATTCAGCTTTACTTTGGAAAAAGCATCTTATATAGCAATGTTTTACCAGACCAAGGCCTGAATTCTACACAGGGACAGCTGTCCTCGATCAACTGTGCCAAGTTGTGTGCAGATCAGAAATATTGTCAAACAATCTTCTACAAACCTATGACAAACATGTGTTCTCTATACAAGTACCCACTGCTTAAATACACACCAACATCCTCTGAACCAGGAATTGAAGTTTATGAATTGGAAGGTTTGTAATTCTATTACATTAAGTAGTGTTTGTCCTGGTTTTAAAAGGATATCAACAGGTAATGTTCATATATTTAATTTGCACATTTTATTAGATTAGATAGGCGATTTTCAGAACTAGGTCCTAGAGTTTGTGAGGCTGGGTTGGCGTCCAAATTACTAGTAACAGCTATAAGGCAGAAGTGAAGGTTGTGTTCCCTATCTGGAATTATGGATTTTGTAGATGATGAATGATAAGCTGATATagcagtatacatgtacatagtacTGACTAGAATTGTTTTTCTATAAAAAGCGAAATAActataataattaaaatcaataaattcaaGAAAggttctgggtttttttttggctttctaaaatgcaaaattattttatggTATTTAATAGACAGTGTACTGaatgtatacataaaaaatcataatttactCACAGTTATTTTAagggatatttttttgtttaaatctataacACATATTATCAGCAAGTCAGTTATATATTGAATTAGTTCTTTCAAAATAGCATTTTTCAATTTGTCTTTGGATTGAAAGATCGACCGAAGAAACTCGATCTCAGATACAGATAAATCATGCTTATAGATAATATTGTATGATTCAGTTACTGATAAATCATGCTTATAGATAATATTGTATGATTCAGTTACTGATATCGCAAATTCTACTTCATATATTTTTgagatcaaaatgaaaagactattttgacattttttgttgATGAAGTTGATATCGGTTTTTAGTTAACAATAGTTTGAACTACATACAGCTGACTTTTTATAACGAGTTCCGTGTAAGATTTCTTACGAATTTGCTATAACCGTTTAACAAATTGTGGCTATATCGAAGTTCTACTGTACTACAGAATGTAAAACTATATCTATATCACGTCAAAGTACGATTTGGtggttaaatttcaaaataagttgcgttgatacaaaaaatattctGCAAAAATCacgaaaacatttttaattcacCTTATTAATATCTTGTTGACTAAAACAAacatacagatacatgtatcaacgcCATGTATTCGTGTCTTCAGTATTCGTGAAGACATTAGAGTTTACATTTCTCCTTCAAATGACCACATGGCTTTACAATAGCTGTACTTTAACCATAGTTGACCTCCTGCAATATTGTTGAAGCGACAGCCGCATCTGTCTCATtgtaagtaaaataataaatgaactATACGTTGTAAGTATACTTTGAGtgtgaaaatgtatttaaatccAGTGCAATGAAAATAACAATCTAATATTTGTCTTTTCTCTTCATAACTAAAATTAGGATTTTGTCCtcttcaatatttttcataaaaatatatctttgaaaataaatttaaatctgATTTAAGTAACAGATTACTTAACCGATCCTTAAAACTCGTTTGGGTGACACAGTCGTGAAATATATGTGAACatatcaaaatttctttttgtattGGTTATTGTTTTATTGGTTATTGTTTTGTAAGGTTGTCCTCATCCGGAGTTTGATGTCTCCAGAGAAATAGGTATGTGTCTGAAAGTATACCAAACGACGAATTTTACGTACTCGTACATCACCTCTGTTTGTAACCAGGAGGGTGGAGAACTGATATCATTGGACACTGACACTAAGATTGATTTCCTATCAGCTTATTTACTCATGCACTGTAAGTTTTACAACCTGAAAGGATAATACTATTTTactaagtaattaaaaaaatcaatattattcTTCTTTAATATAGCTGAAAGTAAATTCTTTTAGATGTTTGATATTGATAAAAGAAAGTTATAAGTAAAAACCGAtaataaatgggtttttttcaaatttaaatcgATTTGTCTTTAGTTGGAACTCCAGTCGGTATCACTGTTGGACTAGACAATTCTGCGGGCTGGAAATGGACCAATGGAGAGCCATTATCAATCAGCCATCCCAATGTCGTCAACGGAATTAACAATTATGATATGGCCATGGACCCCTGTGAGAGCAACTACTGTGGAATCTTATCAGTTTATTCCACATCAGACATGACACTGTATGACAACTGTTGCAATAATTTAGCATCCTTCTTTGTTTGTACTATGCCTTACCAGCAGTAAGAACATTTACCGGTGATCTCATCTAATCGCCATCTTTCTCATCTGACCTAGTGTGTTAAACCTTTTATTCTGAAAACAAAGGATACGTCTAGTTAAAAACCcaattattttaacttttatttctctcaaattgacttaaggtagtcctatactcggcactaaatgggctcaatcattaaaagcttagctttaaatgataaatatacattctagcaatacatatacaaaagaaaatatgtatgtttacatgctagtttgtttgttatcacctctcagacgggtgtacccccttgccaaaattattgacaattatgaaatttgccagacgtccgtttttcctaaaaataattaccaattttaggaaaattagaacttaacatacaaaataaagtattaatatttatttaagccatatctcatcaataattttgcgcaaattgtTGTAAGTAAGTACGTTTTATGGACCTGGTGtatcaaaatataatacaaaaaatgcaatgctagtatcgcgtttggtaattttttactattttatgaactcaaacttaaattaatggtgtttattttatagattgacatcttagaaaaaagatttggtaaaataaattatatgttgacggattacttttcacgctataagcgctaaaccaagtagaccctgacgaaaaaaatccgtaaaaatcacattttactacagttttctgcttagatttgtcaacaatgttagatatcatttaaacattaattaattgacgattgattaaattcgaaatagcttctgtctctaaatttaaaccggttttagtaaaagaaaaagaaaaattcggggggggggggggggtcaaaacaaagaagatataagcatacccaagatcctggttaatcagaaacttcgtttttcattttactttaacagaatcgagtttctcaacattaattatttctatctctcatagaatactaGAATAcgtatattaccgttctaattgcttattattgccattgtttacaacagcgatgtatagggtaaaatcaataccgggtatctaaaacgctttgtaaaagtcgaaccaatattgtaaaatccgtattatgacgtaatGCGATATTCGGACtactttaatacattttcatttgcGTCTGTGCATATCATT carries:
- the LOC128171778 gene encoding uncharacterized protein LOC128171778 produces the protein MAMGMLCVILNVFCLYCVLSEAIQLYFGKSILYSNVLPDQGLNSTQGQLSSINCAKLCADQKYCQTIFYKPMTNMCSLYKYPLLKYTPTSSEPGIEVYELEGCPHPEFDVSREIGMCLKVYQTTNFTYSYITSVCNQEGGELISLDTDTKIDFLSAYLLMHFGTPVGITVGLDNSAGWKWTNGEPLSISHPNVVNGINNYDMAMDPCESNYCGILSVYSTSDMTLYDNCCNNLASFFVCTMPYQQ